GCGTCGGCTCGCCAAGCCTCCTCGTCAACGAGGCCCCCCGCCTCGGCATCGAGGTCGACGTGCAGCCGCATGTCGATATCGACGAACGGCCGGTCTCTTCCAGCGCCATCCGGATCGCGCTCGCCGAGGGGCTCATCGACGAGGCCACGACCATGCTGGGCGCGCCTTGGTTCATCACCGGCGAGGTCATCCATGGCGAGAAGCGCGGCCGCGACCTCGGCTACCCAACCGCCAATATCCGGCTCGACGCCAATTGCGGCCTGAAGCACGGCATCTACGCCGTGCGGATCGGCCGCGGCACCGCGCGGCTGAACGGGGTGGCAAGCTTCGGCCGCCGCCCGACCTTCGATAATGGCGCGCCGCTCCTCGAAATCTTCCTGTTCGACTTCAAGGGCGACCTTTACGGCCAGACGCTGGACTGCGCCTTTGTCGGCTTCATCCGCGAGGAGCTGAAATTCAGCGATATCGACGCCCTGATCCGCCAGATGGACGACGATTCCGCGCGTGCCCGCGCCATGCTGGCCGCCGCCCCGGATGCGTTTCCGCGGCTCGGAACGGCCGATTGATGGCCCCAAACCAGCCTGCCGGACCTTTGCGCTTCCCTTTTGCGCTTCTCTTGGCCCCCTGCTATGGAGAGCCCATGTTTGCGCGGCGCATCATAGGGATTAGCGGCCCGGCTTCCGCCTGAGCCTGAGGGCTCGGCGCAAGACCGGGATTTTGTCGTTTCACCCCCGCGATTCCGCATCGCCATCCGTTCCCGCGCCATTCCGAGCCAGTCAGCCTCATGTCCGAAAAGCCGCAAAAGTCCGACAAAGACTATTCGAAGACCCTGTTCCTGCCGCAGACCGAATTCCCGATGCGCGCCGGCCTGCCGCAGCGCGAGCCGGAGATCCTCAAGCGCTGGTACGAGATCGGCCTCTACGAGAAACTGCGGGAGGCGGCCCGCGGCCGCGACAAGTTTGTGCTGCATGACGGCCCGCCCTACGCCAACGGCAACATCCATATCGGCACGGCGCTGAACAAGATCCTCAAGGATCTCGTCACCAAGAGCCAGCAGATGCTCGGCTTCGATTCCAACTACGTGCCCGGCTGGGACTGCCACGGGCTGCCGATCGAATGGAAGGTCGAGGAGGAAAACTATCGCAAGAAGGGCAAGCAGAAGCCCGACTTCCGCGACAGCGCCGCGATGATCGATTTCCGCAGGGAGTGCCGCGCCTACGCCACGCACTGGCTCAACGTGCAGCGCGAGGAGTTCAAGCGCCTCGGCGTGATCGGCGACTGGGCTCATCCCTACGCCACCATGAATTATCCGGCCGAAGCCCAGATCGCGCGCGAGCTGATGAAGTTTGCGGCCAACGGCACGCTCTATCGCGGCTCGAAGCCCGTGATGTGGAGCGTGGTCGAGAAAACCGCGCTCGCCGAGGCCGAGGTCGAGTACGAGGACTACACATCCGACATGGTCTGGGTGAAATTCCCGGTGACCTCGCCTGCGCACGGCGCGCTCGCTTCCGCAAGCGTCGTGATCTGGACCACCACGCCCTGGACGCTGCCCGGCAACCGCGCCATCTCGTTCTCGCCGAAGATCGCCTATGGCCTCTACAAGGTGACTGACGCGCCCGCGGACAATTGGGCCAAGACCGGCGATCTTCTGATCCTGGCCGACGCGCTCGCCGCAGAAGTCTTCAAGCAGGCGCGCGTGACCGCTTACGAGAAGGTCCGCGACATTCCTGGCGACACCATGGACGCGATCGAGTGCGCTCATCCGCTCAAAGGGCTCGCCGGCGGCTACGAATTCACCGTGCCGCTCTTGTCCGGCGACCACGTCACCGACGACACCGGCACCGGCTTCGTGCACACCGCACCGAGCCATGGCCGTGAGGACTTCGACGTCTGGATGGCGAACACGCGGGAGCTCGATTCCCGCAGCATCAACAGCGCGATTCCCTACACCGTCGACGAGAATGGCGCCTATACCGACCAGGCGCCGGGCTTCACTGGCAAGCGCGTCATCAACGACAAGGGCGAGAAGGGCGACGCCAACGAGGCCGTGATCAAGGCGCTGATCGAGGGCGGCAAGCTGCTGGCGCGCGGCCGCCTCAAGCACCAATATCCGCATTCCTGGCGCTCGAAGAAGCCGGTGATCTTCCGCAACACGCCGCAATGGTTCATCGCGATGGACAAGGACATTGCGAACGACGGCAAGACCAAGTCCGGCGACACGCTGCGCGCCCGCGCGCTGCACGCGATCTCGGTGACGCAATGGGTGCCGCCATCAGGCGAGAACCGCATCAACGGCATGATCGAGGCCCGCCCCGACTGGGTGATCTCGCGCCAGCGCGCCTGGGGCGTGCCGATCGCCGTGTTCGTGCGCGAGAAGGGCGACGGCTCGGCCGAGATCCTACAGGACGAGGCGGTCAACACCCGCATCGGCGATGCCTTCGAAAAGGAGGGCGCCGACGCCTGGTACGCGACGGGCGCGCGCGAGCGCTTCCTCGGATCGCGTACGAACGAAGATTGGCAGAAGGTCGACGACATTCTCGACGTCTGGTTCGATTCCGGCTCGACCCACGCATTCGTGCTCGAAGACCCCGTGCAATTCCCCGGTCTCGCCGGCATCAAGCGCAAGGTCGACGGCGGCACCGACACCGTGATGTATCTGGAAGGCTCGGACCAGCATCGCGGCTGGTTCCATTCCTCGCTGCTGGAGAGCTGCGGCACGCGCGGCCGCGCGCCCTACGATGTCGTGCTGACGCATGGCTTCACCCAGGCCGAGGACGGCCGCAAGATGTCGAAGTCGCTCGGCAACACCATCGAGCCGCAGGCCGTGATCAAGGAATCCGGCGCCGACATCCTGAGGCTCTGGGTCGCGTCCTGCGACTACACCGACGACCAGCGCATCGGGCCCGAGATCCTGAAGAACACGGTCGAGACCTATCGCAAGCTGCGCAACACCGTGCGCTGGATGCTCGGCACACTGCATCATTACAAGCCGGCTGAGGCGGTCGCGCCGGCCGAGATGCCCGAGCTCGAGCGGCTGATGCTGCACGAGCTCGCGCTCCGCGCCGAGCTGGTCCGCAAGGCCTATGAGACGTTCGACTTCAAGAGCGTGGTGGCAACGCTGTCCGCCTTCATGAACAGCGAACTCTCGGCGTTCTACTTTGACATCCGCAAGGACACGCTCTATTGCGATCCGCCGTCCTCGCCGGCGCGCAAGGCGGCGCTGACCACGATCGACCTGCTGTGCAATGCGATCCTGAAATGGCTGGCACCGGTCCTGAGCTTCACCGCGGAAGAGGCCTGGCGGATGTACCGGCCGGATGCCGAACCGTCGGTGCATCTGACGCTGTTCATGGAAGATCTCGAAAAGCTCCGCGACGACAGGCTCGCCGCGAAATGGGAGACGATCCGTGACGTTCGCCGCGTCGTCACCGGCGCGCTGGAGCTCGAACGCGCGGCCAAGAACATCGGCTCCTCGCTGGAGGCCTCGCCGGTGATCTATGTCGCCGACCGCGACATGCTGGCGACGCTGTTCGACACCGATCTCGCCGAGGTCTGCATCACCTCGAACTACGAGGTGCGCGAGGGCGAGGCGCCGGCCTCCGCATTCCGCCTCGATGCCGTACCCGGTGTCGCGGTCGTGGTGGAGAAGGCTGTCGGCACCAAATGCGCCCGCTCGTGGAAGATCTCGCCGACGGTCGGCGAAGACACCGAATACCCCGACGTCACCCCGCGCGACGCGAAAGCGCTGCGCGAATGGAGGGCGTTGGGCGTGAGCGTCTGATCGGCCTGCCATGACCCCGCTCCGCGCCGGTATCCTTTCGGCCGTCGTCACGCTCGTGGCTGACCAAGCCTCCAAGTTGTGGCTGCTGAACGGGTTCGACCTCGCCCGCAAGGGCGTGGTCAAGGTGACGCCGTTCTTCGACCTGGTGCTGGCCTGGAATATCGGGATCAGCTTCGGCTGGCTCCAGAACGACGGCCAGGCCGCGCAGCTCGCGCTGATGGCGGTGAAGGTCGTCGCGGTGATCGCGCTCGCGATCTGGATGGCGAGGTCGCAGACCCGGCTCGCCACCGTGGCGCTGGGGCTGATCATCGGCGGCGCCATCGGCAACGGCATCGACCGCCTGGTCTATGGCGCGGTGGTCGATTTCGCGCTATTCCACGTCGAAATCGGCGGAAATACCTATAATTGGTACGTCTTTAATCTGGCGGATGCGGGCATCGTTGCTGGGGTGGCGGCCCTATTGTATGATTCCTTCCTGGGGGTACCCGCCGCAAAAGCGCCCTGATCCCGGCCGATACGGACCGGCGGCGGAACCTTGCTTGGCGAGGCGTGGTCGCGCGAGACGCGGCAAGACTGGCACGGTCAGGACTGGCACGATCAAGACTGCCACAATATGGAACAGGTACAGGTATGCGCAGCTTCGAGACCAGCGGTTCGATCGGTCGAGACTCCCGGCGGGGACTTTGGCTGGCGCTGAAATTGTCGGCCGTCGCGCTCGGCGTCGGTCTCGTCCTGTCGTCAGGTCCGGTCCGCGCCGGTGACGACGATGATGACGACGACAGGACCTTCGAAGAGAAGCTCATCGACAACCTGATGTCCGGCATCGGTGCAAAAGGCATGGATAGCAAGGGCATCGAGTACCGCGAGCGGTCGCCGCTGGTGGTGCCGCCCAAGCTCGATTTGCCACCGCCCAGCTCTGACGCCCAGAACGCACCGAACTGGCCGAAGGATCCGGACGAGAAGCGCCGCAAGGAGGCCATCGCCGCGCGAAAGAAGGGGGGCCGCACCGGGGCAGAGGAGTACTGGAAAAATGCCCAGCCGCTGTCGCCCGCCGAGTTGAACGCCCATAAGACGGCTGCCGCCGATAGGACCAATGACCCGGTCCAGCCGGGCACCAACCCCGCTAACCCGACACTAAGTCCGTCCCAACTCGGTTTTACCGGCGGTCTGTGGAACATGATGACGGGCAACAAGAGCGAGTCCAAGCAATTCACCAGCGAGCCGCCGCGCCAATCGCTGGTCGAGCCGCCGCCGGGATACCAGACGCCTTCGCCGAACTACGCCTATGGCGCCGGAGAGGATAAGACGCGCCGAACCTATTTCGACGTTCGGTCCGGCAAGGAGAAGGAGCAATAAGCTCCTTGTCGGTCGCACGCAGGCGCGGCCCGGCCGCAATCATCCGGTGTAGGCCGGATGCGGCATATGACCTATTTTTAAGTACAACGCGACGGCGTTCTCTGCTTCGTGACCCGAAGCTCAACGCCGCGCGGTATAGCATGCCGTGCTTTCACGCCCGGACATCAGGGTCCAGGCCTTCACAAGGATCGTGATGTCCTCACACCGATCGATTGCCTTTCTCTTCGCCGCGCTGCTCTCGACATCCGCCCTCGACGTCGGCAGCGCATTCGCCCAGACGACGGTCACTTCCGCACCGCCCGCCAGCTTCACGCTCAGCAACGGCCTTCAGGTCGTGGTGATCCCGGACCACCGAACGCCCGTGGTCACGGAGATGATCTGGTACAAGGTCGGGTCGGCCGACGAGACGCCGGGCAAATCGGGACTTGCGCACTTCCTCGAACATCTGATGTTCAAGGGTACCTCGAAGCATCCTGTCGGCGAATTCTCCCAGACCGTGCTCCGCGTCGGCGGCAACGAGAACGCCTCGACCTCGGTCGACTACACCAACTACTACCAGCGGGTGCCGAAAGAGCAGCTCCCGACCATGATGGAGTTCGAGGCCGATCGCATGACCGGCCTGGTCCTCAAGGACGAGAACGTGCTGCCAGAGCGTGACGTCGTGCTCGAAGAGTACAACATGCGCGTCGCCAACAATCCGGACGCTCGGCTCAACGAGCAGATCATGGCCGCGCTCTACCTCAACCATCCCTATGGCCGGCCTGTGATCGGTTGGCACCAGGAGATCGAGAAGCTCGATCGCGAGGATGCGCTCGCCTTCTACCGCCGCTTCTACGCCCCGAACAACGCGATCCTGGTGATCGCCGGCGACGTCGAGGCCGCCGACGTGCGCCCTCTGGTCGAACGCAATTTCGGCCCGATCCCGGCCCAGCCGGCGATCCCCGCGCGCCGCGTTCGTCCGCAGGAGCCGGCCCCGGCGGCGCCGCGCACGGTGACGTTGGCTGACCCGCGCGTCGAGCAGCCGAGCGTTCGCCGCTATTACCTCGTGCCATCGGCGACGACGGCCGCGGCTGGCGAGAGCGCCGCGCTCGACGTGCTTGCGCAATTGATGGGCAGCGGCAGCAACTCCTATCTCTACCGCGCACTCGTGGTCGACAAGCCGCTCGCGGTCTCCGCCAGCGCCAGCTATTCCAGCATCTCGCTCGACCCGACCCAATTCGCGATCTCGGCCTCGCCGAAGTCGGGCGTCGGCTTCGCAGAGGTCGAGCAGGTCATCGACGGCGTCATTGCCGACATCGCGCAGAACCCGATCCGCGCCGAGGATCTCGAGCGGGTCAAGACCCAGCTGATTGCGGAAGCGATCTACGCCCAGGACAATCAGGCCGTGCTGGCACGCTGGTATGGCGGTGCACTGAGCACGGGTCTGTCGATCGAGGATATACGAAGCTGGCCCGACCGCATCCGCGCCGTCACAGCCGAGCAGGTTCGCGCCGCCGCGCAGAGATGGCTCGAGAAGAAGCGCTCGGTGACCGGCTATCTGATCAAGGACACCACCACCGCCGCCAAGCGCGAGGAGAAGCGTTCGTGACCCATCCTTTCCTTCGCGCACGCCATTTCGCACTGTCCCTCGCCACCGGTGCGGCCATCGCATTTGCCTCGGTCTCGCCGTCGCAGGCGGCGGCAAAAATCCAGCGACTGGTCTCGCCCGGCGGCATCGAGGCCTGGTTCGTCCAAGACGCGACCGTGCCGCTGATCGCCATGGAATATTCCTTTGCCGGCGGCTCGGCGCAGGACCCCAAGGGCAAACCGGGCGTCGCCAATCTGGTCAGCGACCTCCTCGACGAGGGCTCGGGCGACCTCGATTCGAAGACATTCCACGAGCGGCTCGACCGCCGTGCCATCGAGCTCTCCTTCAGCGCCACCCGCGACACCTTTCGCGGCAGCCTGCGCATGCTGCGCGACAACAAGGACGAGGCCTTCGACCTGCTGCGCTCCGCACTGACCTCGCCGCATTTCGACACGGTCGACGTCGAACGCATCCGTTCGCAGGTCATCTCGGGCCTGCGCCGCGAAAGCACGAATCCGACGTCGCTCGCGAGCCGTAAATTCCTGGAGATGACTTTCGGCGATCATCCCTACGGACGGCAGACCAACGGCTCGCTGGAGAGCGTGCCGACCATCACGATCGCCGATATGAAGGACTATGTCGGCCGCATCCTCGCCAAGGACACGCTGAAGGTCGCAGTCGTCGGCGACGTCGACCCGGCGACCCTGGGCAAGCTGCTCGATCACACCTTTGGCAGCTTGCCTGCCAAAGCCACCCTGGTGCCGGTCCCCGACGTCGAGGCAGCCAAGCCGCCGCAGCGCGCCTTCGTGCCGCTCGACGTGCCGCAAACCGTGATCACCTTCGGCGGTCCCGGCGTGATGCGCAACGATCCCAACTTCATGGCGGCTTATGTCGTCAACCACATCCTCGGCGGCGGCGGCCTGTCCTCGCGGCTTTATCACGAAGTCCGCGAGAAGCGCGGGCTGGCTTATTCGGTGTTCGAATCGTTGCTCTGGATGGAGCATTCGGGGATCTTCATCGGCAACACCGGCACCCGTGCCGACCGTGCCGGCGACACCATGGATGCCATCGAGAAGGAAGTGCGCCGCATGGCCGACGAGGGCCCGACCCAGAAGGAGCTCGACGAAGCCAAGTCCTATCTCAAAGGCTCGCAGATGCTGGCGCTCGACACCTCCTCGAAGCTCGCACAGGCGCTGCTGCAATACCAACAGGACAAGCTGCCGATCGACTATATCGAGAAGCGCAACGCCATCGTCGACGCGGTGACGCTGGACGACGCGAAAGCCGCGGCCAAGCGGCTGTGGGGCCAGGGCCTCCTGACCGTCATCGTCGGCCGCGCCCCGCAGGCTGCCGCGCAGCCAGTTGCGGCACCGCCGACCAAGTCGAACTGACGCGGGCTAAATTTCCTGGGATGGCCGGGCTTGTCCCGGCCATCTGCGTTTCCACCATCCACCATTGCCGAATATGGATGTTCCGCGATATGTCGTGACATCACGAATGGTGCCATCATGCTGCGGATATCCCGCGATCTCGTCATCGACGAGGACGACATCGAGATCGGCTTCGTCCGCGCCTCCGGCCCGGGCGGGCAGAACGTCAACAAGGTCTCGACCTCGGCGCAATTGCGCTTCGACACGCGCAAGCTGATCATCCCGGAAGATGCGGCGATACGTCTCGCCCGCATCGCCGGCCAGCGCATGACCAAGGACGGCGTCATCGTGATCCATGCCCAGCGCTTCCGCACCCAGGAGCGCAACCGGCAGGACGCCATCGACCGGCTCGTCGAGATCCTGACTGAGGCGATGATCCGGCCGACACCGCGCCGCGCGACACGTCCGACCTTCGCTTCCAAGCAACGCCGGCTCGACGGCAAGAAGCGCCGCAGCGACGTCAAGGCCGGCCGCGGCGGTCGCTTCGACGACTGAGAAGCCGTTCCGGAGCAACCGGCATGTGGGCATCCAGGACTTGCCTCATGCAATTGTGCGCGGGCGGGACTAAATTGAGCGCCCGAACGCCCTTCGAGTCGCACCATGCCCGTCCGCCAATTGCCAGAGCAAGTCGTCAACCGCATCGCCGCCGGCGAGGTGGTCGAGCGGCCGGCGAGCGTGGTCAAGGAACTCGTCGAGAACGCAATCGATGCCGGCGCGAGCCGGATCGACGTCTTCACCGATGGCGGCGGGCGGCGGCGGATCGGCATCACCGATGACGGCAGTGGGATGACCGCAAAGGACCTTGCGCTCGCGGTCGAGCGCCACGCCACCTCCAAGCTCGACGACGAAGATTTGCTCCAGATCCGCACGCTCGGGTTCCGCGGTGAGGCGCTGCCCTCGATCGGCTCGGTGGCACGTCTGTCCATCACCACGCGGCATTCGAGCGAGCCGCATGCCTGGGCGCTCGGCGTCGAGGGCGGCGAGAAATCAGAGATCATGCCGGCGGCGCTCGCGCATGGCACCCGTGTCGAGGTCAACGATCTCTTCTACGCGACGCCGGCGCGGCTGAAGTTCTTGAAAACCGATCGCACTGAGGCGGAGGCGATCCGCGAGGTGGTGCGGCGGCTCGCGATGGCAATGCCTGATATCGCCTTCACGCTCGCAGGCGAGGAGCGCGCGCCGGTGACCTGGGCCGCGGCGTTGCCCGGCGCAGCGGGGCGGCTGACACGGCTCGGCGACATCCTGGGCGCGGAGTTCCGCAGCCATGCTTTCGAGGTCCATGCCGAGCGCGAGGGTGTCGTCGTCTCCGGCTATGCCGCAGCACCGGCGCTGACCAAGGCCAACGCGCTCGGGCAATATCTCTTCGTCAACGGCCGCCCGGTGCGCGACAAGCTGATCCTCGGCGCGGTGCGCGGGGCCTATGCCGACTACCTGCCGCGCGACCGCCATCCGGTGCTGGCGCTGTTCGTCACGCTCGACCCGCGCGAGGTCGACGCCAACGTGCATCCAGCCAAGACCGAGGTGCGCTTCCGCGACGCCGGCCTCGTGCGCGCGCTGATCGTGCACGGGCTGAAGGAGGGTCTCGCACGCGAGGGCCGCCGCACCGCCGCCAATGGTGGCGAGAGCGCCTTGTCATCATTCCGGCCCGCCTTCACGGCGCCGCGTCCGGCAGGCTGGGACTGGCGCATCTCGCCGTCCGCTCCGGCCGCGCCGATGCCGTCATTCGAGGGCTTGGCCACGCCCGCCTTCGCCGAGCGCGCGCAGGCTGCGTTCGATGTCGGCGCGCCGAGCGCGGACATCAGGTTCGAGGCGCAGCCGGTGACCGATCTCGTCGATCGCCCGCTCGGCGCGGCACGCACGCAGCTCCACGAGACCTATATCGTGTCGCAGACCCGCGACGGATTGATCATCGTCGACCAGCATGCCGCGCATGAGCGCATCGTCTATGAACGGCTGAAGGCCTCGCTCGCCGCGAACGGCGTGCAGCGGCAGATTCTCTTGATCCCCGAGATCGTCGAGATGGACGAGGCGACTGTGGAACGGCTGCTCGAGCGCAGCGAAGAGCTGGCCTCGTTCGGCCTTGCGATCGAATCCTTCGGCCCTGGCGCGGTCGCGGTGCGCGAGACGCCGTCGCTGCTGGGCAAGACCAACGCCGGCGGCCTGCTGCGCGATCTCTCAGAGCACATGGCCGAATGGGACGAGGCGCTGCCGCTGGAACGCCGGCTGATGCATGTCGCCGCCACCATGGCCTGCCACGGCTCGGTGCGCGCCGGCCGACGGCTGCGGCCCGAGGAGATGAATGCCCTGCTGCGCGAGATGGAGGAGACGCCGAACTCGGGCCAGTGCAATCATGGCCGGCCGACTTATGTCGAGCTGAAGCTCGCCGATGTGGAGAAGCTGTTCGGGCGGCGATGAACTACGCGTTGCGCTTCAAGAACACGAACTCCGTGTCGTCATACGCGCGCCGCTCCAATTCCTCAAATCCTTCCGGCGCCGCGAACTGCGCGGCTTTCGCCTCTTCCACCACCAGCAACGCACCCGGCGTCAGCCAGCCGCCGTCACGCAAGGACGCCAGCGCCTTCTCCGCAAAGCCCTTGCCATAGGGCGGATCGAGAAACACCAGCGAGAACGGTTCGACCGGATGCGCGGGGCCGAGATCGGTCGCGTCGCGGCGATAGACTTTTGTGACGCCGCCGAGGCCGAGCGCCTCCACGTTGTTGCGGAGCAGCGCGCGCGCCTCGGCGCCGTTGTCCACGAACAGCGTGAACTTTGCGCCGCGCGAGGACGCCTCGATGCCCAGCGCGCCGGTGCCGGCGAAGAGATCGAGCACGCGCGCGTCCTCGATCGGATTGTCATAGGCATGCACGAGGATGTTGAACACGGACTCGCGCAGGCGATCCGCCGTGGGACGGATGTCGCGCGAGGACGGTGAGGCGAGATTGCGCCCCTTCAAGCGACCGCCGACCACGCGCATGCTACTCGTCCCGCGGCGTCAAATCGCGCTTGCCGTGATAGCCGCGCTTGGGACGGCGCGGCGGGCCGTAGCCGTTGGCCTCTTCCTCGTTGCGCTCGCGCGCCTCGTCGCTGCCGGTGCGCTGCACCAGCACGCGGCGGCCCTTGCGGTCGGCGATCACAGCGCGCTTGGACGTCTTCTCGCCCTCGCCTGACGACTTCTTCGGCACGTCGAACTGCGCGCCCGACTTCTCGATCACCTTGTCGCCGAGCTGCTCGCGCAGCACGCGGGCGCGGATTTCCTCGACCTGCCCCTCGGGGACTTCGCCGAGCTGGAACGGACCGTAGGAGACGCGGATCAGGCGGTTCACCTCGAGCCCGAGATGGGCGCAGACGTTGCGCACCTCGCGGTTTTTGCCTTCGCGGATCGCGAACACCAGCCAGACATTGGCGCCCTGATCGCGCTCCAGCGTCGCTTCGATCGGACCGTACTTGACCCCCTCGACCTCGATGCCGTCCTTGAGCTGGTCGAGCTGAGCCTGGGTGATGTCGCCGTGGGCGCGGACGCGGTAGCGGCGCAGCCAGCCGGTGTCAGGCAGCTCGAGCGTGCGCGCGAGGCCGCCGTCATTGGTGAGCAGCAAGAGGCCCTCGGTGTTGAAGTCGAGCCGGCCGATCGAGATCAGGCGCGGCAGGCCTTCGGGCAGATTGTCGAACACGGTCGGACGCCCCTCCGGGTCGTCATGCGTCGTCATCAGCCCGCGCGGCTTGTGATAGAGGAACAGCCGCGTGCGCTCGCGCTCTGGCAACGGCTTGCCGTCGACCAGGACGACGTCGTTCCTGGTGATGTCGAGCGCCGGCGAGTTGATCACGCGGCCATTGACGGTGACGCGGCCTTGCGTGACCATCTCCTCGGCATCCCTGCGCGAAGCGAGGCCCGCACGCGCCAGTGCCTTGGCGATGCGCTCGCCTTCCTTCTTCGGCTTCGGCGCTTCCTCGCGGCGCGGCCGTCCTTCGAAATCACGCTCGCGCGCACGATAGGCGCCGCGGCCGCCGAAGGCCGGGCGCTTCTCGAAGATCCTGCTCTCGTCTTCGTTGTCACGGCGCGGACGATCGCCGAAGCGACCTTCGCTGCGCGGATGCTCGTGCCAGTCGGAGCGCCCCTCGGGGCGCTCACGCGGGCGGTCGAATTTGGGGCGGTCACGGAACGGGCGATCGCCCGATGCACGATCATCGCGCGAGCGCGAGAAGCGCGGACGGTCGTCACCGCGGCCGCCGTCGCGACGGTCGTCACGCTTCTGCCAGGGCTTGTCCTCGCCGCGATCGCGGCCGCCAAAATCCTTGCGCGGGCCGCGATCCGGTGCGCCTCGCGAAAACTTTCGTTCGCCGTCGAACTTGCGCTCCGGACGCTCGCCACGCGGCGCGCGATCGCCGCGATCGAAATTCGGGCGGTCGCCACGGGGCTTGAAGCTGCGCTCGCCACGATCCTCGCGCGGGCCGCGATCCGGCCCGCCGCGCGAAAACTTGCGTTCGCCGTCGAACTTGCGCTCCGGACGGTCGCCGCGCGGCGCATAGGGCCGCTTGTCGCCGAACTTCTTGTCGCCGAAGCGACCTGCCGGACGAGCGTCATCGCGATCCCTGCGCGGCGGACGGTCGTCGCGGCCATGGGACGGACGATCACCGCGCGGCTTGAAGGAGCGCTTCTCGCCATCGCGCGGTCCGCGATCGGAGAAGGGGCGGTCGCCACGCGGCTTGAAGCTGCGCTCGCCGCGACCCTCGCCACCGCGATCGTCGCGCTTGAAGCGTGGACGGTCGGAAAAATCGCGGCGCGGCGCATCGCCCTCCTCGCGGCGGCGGAAGGGACGGCTGTCGCGGTCGCCCCGCCCCTCGCTCTTGCCCTCGAAGCCGCGCTTGGCGAATTTCTT
The genomic region above belongs to Bradyrhizobium sp. CCBAU 53338 and contains:
- the rsmD gene encoding 16S rRNA (guanine(966)-N(2))-methyltransferase RsmD, with product MRVVGGRLKGRNLASPSSRDIRPTADRLRESVFNILVHAYDNPIEDARVLDLFAGTGALGIEASSRGAKFTLFVDNGAEARALLRNNVEALGLGGVTKVYRRDATDLGPAHPVEPFSLVFLDPPYGKGFAEKALASLRDGGWLTPGALLVVEEAKAAQFAAPEGFEELERRAYDDTEFVFLKRNA
- a CDS encoding pseudouridine synthase, whose translation is MPRDSDKDNDSRGRRGPAKGGRSGKPRGPEKKFAKRGFEGKSEGRGDRDSRPFRRREEGDAPRRDFSDRPRFKRDDRGGEGRGERSFKPRGDRPFSDRGPRDGEKRSFKPRGDRPSHGRDDRPPRRDRDDARPAGRFGDKKFGDKRPYAPRGDRPERKFDGERKFSRGGPDRGPREDRGERSFKPRGDRPNFDRGDRAPRGERPERKFDGERKFSRGAPDRGPRKDFGGRDRGEDKPWQKRDDRRDGGRGDDRPRFSRSRDDRASGDRPFRDRPKFDRPRERPEGRSDWHEHPRSEGRFGDRPRRDNEDESRIFEKRPAFGGRGAYRARERDFEGRPRREEAPKPKKEGERIAKALARAGLASRRDAEEMVTQGRVTVNGRVINSPALDITRNDVVLVDGKPLPERERTRLFLYHKPRGLMTTHDDPEGRPTVFDNLPEGLPRLISIGRLDFNTEGLLLLTNDGGLARTLELPDTGWLRRYRVRAHGDITQAQLDQLKDGIEVEGVKYGPIEATLERDQGANVWLVFAIREGKNREVRNVCAHLGLEVNRLIRVSYGPFQLGEVPEGQVEEIRARVLREQLGDKVIEKSGAQFDVPKKSSGEGEKTSKRAVIADRKGRRVLVQRTGSDEARERNEEEANGYGPPRRPKRGYHGKRDLTPRDE
- the mutL gene encoding DNA mismatch repair endonuclease MutL translates to MPVRQLPEQVVNRIAAGEVVERPASVVKELVENAIDAGASRIDVFTDGGGRRRIGITDDGSGMTAKDLALAVERHATSKLDDEDLLQIRTLGFRGEALPSIGSVARLSITTRHSSEPHAWALGVEGGEKSEIMPAALAHGTRVEVNDLFYATPARLKFLKTDRTEAEAIREVVRRLAMAMPDIAFTLAGEERAPVTWAAALPGAAGRLTRLGDILGAEFRSHAFEVHAEREGVVVSGYAAAPALTKANALGQYLFVNGRPVRDKLILGAVRGAYADYLPRDRHPVLALFVTLDPREVDANVHPAKTEVRFRDAGLVRALIVHGLKEGLAREGRRTAANGGESALSSFRPAFTAPRPAGWDWRISPSAPAAPMPSFEGLATPAFAERAQAAFDVGAPSADIRFEAQPVTDLVDRPLGAARTQLHETYIVSQTRDGLIIVDQHAAHERIVYERLKASLAANGVQRQILLIPEIVEMDEATVERLLERSEELASFGLAIESFGPGAVAVRETPSLLGKTNAGGLLRDLSEHMAEWDEALPLERRLMHVAATMACHGSVRAGRRLRPEEMNALLREMEETPNSGQCNHGRPTYVELKLADVEKLFGRR